Proteins encoded together in one Thermoplasmatales archaeon BRNA1 window:
- a CDS encoding Acyl-coenzyme A synthetase/AMP-(fatty) acid ligase produces MIDLNRRFIDDEFDENGVLKRLDYHWPYNFNFGYDVVDEIAAAEPDRTAMVWCNPAGDERRFTFGDISRLSNKAANFFRSMGVKKGDMVLTILKRHYQFWYVSVALHKLGAVMVPATFMLTKEDVEYRVRAASIKFAICTDQSGVPEAVDEAADIPTLEKKMIVNSEREGWIQFDRGMEEASEHLDRVDTRAEEPTLMYFSSGTSGYPKMVLHNHLYMLGHLSTAKYWQNVVPDGLHLSIADTGWGKAAWGKIYGQWIMEAGVFVYDYDKFEPHEILNIVEKYRITTLCCPPTMFRMFINAGLEGHDLSSLTYCCIAGEALNPDVFTNWYNATGIKLMEGFGQTETTCTVCNIRGMQPKPSSMGRPNPQYKVKLVDPDGNEVANGETGEIVISYEPRPPGLLMCYYRDEEKTEKIMHDGWFHTGDVAWRDEDGYFWYVGRNDDVIKSSGYKIGPFEIESVLVTHPAVLECAITGVPDPIRGQLVKATVVLRDGFEPSDDLKKELQVYVKHKTAPYKYPRVVEFVDELPKSSSGKIKRVDIRRKDEEQAKQ; encoded by the coding sequence ATGATCGACCTCAACCGCAGGTTCATCGACGATGAGTTCGACGAGAACGGCGTCCTCAAGAGGCTGGACTACCACTGGCCGTACAACTTCAACTTCGGATACGACGTGGTCGACGAGATCGCGGCCGCCGAGCCCGACCGTACCGCCATGGTGTGGTGCAACCCCGCCGGCGACGAGAGGAGGTTCACCTTCGGAGACATCAGCAGGCTGTCCAACAAGGCGGCCAACTTCTTCAGGTCCATGGGCGTGAAGAAGGGGGACATGGTCCTCACCATCCTGAAGCGCCACTACCAGTTCTGGTACGTCTCCGTCGCCCTTCACAAGCTCGGCGCCGTCATGGTCCCGGCGACCTTCATGCTCACGAAGGAGGATGTGGAGTACCGCGTCAGGGCGGCATCCATCAAGTTCGCCATCTGCACCGACCAGAGCGGTGTCCCCGAGGCCGTCGATGAAGCCGCGGACATCCCCACCCTCGAGAAGAAGATGATCGTCAATTCCGAGAGGGAGGGATGGATACAGTTCGACAGGGGGATGGAGGAGGCCTCCGAGCACCTGGACAGGGTGGACACGAGGGCCGAGGAGCCCACCCTCATGTACTTCTCGTCCGGGACCTCCGGATATCCAAAGATGGTCCTCCACAACCACCTCTACATGCTCGGCCACCTGAGCACCGCCAAGTATTGGCAGAACGTCGTCCCCGACGGCCTCCACCTCTCCATCGCGGATACCGGATGGGGAAAGGCTGCATGGGGCAAGATCTACGGCCAGTGGATAATGGAGGCCGGGGTCTTCGTCTACGACTACGACAAGTTCGAGCCCCACGAGATCCTCAACATCGTGGAGAAGTACAGGATCACCACCCTCTGCTGCCCCCCGACCATGTTCAGGATGTTCATCAACGCGGGGCTGGAGGGACACGACCTTTCGTCGCTCACGTACTGCTGTATCGCGGGGGAGGCCCTGAACCCGGACGTTTTCACCAATTGGTACAACGCCACCGGAATCAAGCTGATGGAGGGGTTCGGACAGACCGAGACCACCTGTACCGTCTGCAACATCCGCGGCATGCAGCCCAAGCCCAGTTCCATGGGAAGGCCCAACCCCCAGTACAAGGTCAAGCTCGTGGATCCCGACGGCAACGAGGTCGCCAACGGTGAGACCGGCGAGATCGTGATCTCCTACGAACCCAGGCCCCCGGGGCTCCTCATGTGCTACTACCGTGACGAGGAGAAGACCGAGAAGATCATGCACGACGGATGGTTCCACACCGGGGACGTGGCCTGGAGGGACGAGGACGGTTACTTCTGGTACGTCGGACGCAACGACGACGTCATCAAGTCCTCCGGATACAAGATCGGCCCCTTCGAGATCGAGTCCGTCCTGGTCACCCACCCGGCGGTCCTCGAGTGCGCCATCACTGGTGTGCCCGACCCCATCAGGGGGCAGCTGGTCAAGGCCACCGTCGTTCTGAGGGACGGGTTCGAACCCTCCGACGACCTGAAGAAGGAGCTCCAGGTGTATGTAAAGCACAAGACCGCCCCGTACAAGTACCCCAGGGTGGTCGAGTTCGTCGACGAGCTCCCCAAGTCATCCTCCGGCAAGATCAAGAGGGTCGACATCCGCAGGAAGGACGAGGAACAGGCAAAACAGTGA
- a CDS encoding Topoisomerase DNA binding C4 zinc finger, giving the protein MTRAKEVAYIVSQNGHQSEFFIELFPRNFGISNTIQMTCPVCGGTMVLKTNKNGHKFYGCSNYRSKGCKFTRDYELDRFQPHKKI; this is encoded by the coding sequence ATGACCCGTGCTAAAGAGGTCGCATACATTGTCTCGCAGAACGGTCACCAATCCGAGTTCTTCATAGAGTTGTTCCCTCGTAACTTTGGCATCTCTAATACAATCCAGATGACCTGCCCGGTCTGTGGTGGAACCATGGTCCTGAAGACCAATAAGAACGGACACAAGTTCTACGGATGTTCCAACTACCGTTCAAAAGGCTGCAAATTCACGAGAGACTATGAGTTAGACCGTTTCCAGCCGCATAAGAAAATATGA
- a CDS encoding Site-specific recombinase XerD — protein MGKRSNLDIGRAEMTRLRAAKLESVHLGRYPFEAGIKYYVAKNEPYFAKTTLYEDEKKLRLFIPFFEELKKDGVIKTTDPRRFDEMHISEFVLWLKNRGLSVSTQIKYFQVLKGYLELWGNAICRRMKDTRVLRLPREKRSKPIKALTIDELRSIFSAADKVPGWNGIMLRGYVAIAFGTACRPKEIILSEERDLDLPAKRFYIRHPKGEGSWADPQWIGIVREDMVRKLTLFWEERRRFMEEHGLKSDFLFFNKSTRSHYSLHGFHRMKEILEEKTGIHFSLKDFRSSFCSIMLSGDLSRLKAVSLQLRHSSVKTTELYYAKISASEEIDEAIGDVWMKNIIE, from the coding sequence ATGGGGAAGCGGAGCAATCTCGATATCGGCCGGGCAGAGATGACCCGTCTCCGCGCCGCAAAACTGGAATCGGTCCATCTCGGCCGCTACCCCTTCGAAGCAGGGATCAAATACTATGTCGCGAAAAACGAACCCTATTTCGCGAAAACAACATTATATGAAGACGAAAAGAAACTCCGCTTATTCATCCCGTTCTTTGAAGAGTTGAAGAAAGACGGGGTGATTAAAACAACGGATCCCCGCAGATTCGATGAGATGCACATCTCGGAATTCGTCCTGTGGCTGAAGAACAGAGGACTCTCCGTTTCCACCCAGATAAAATATTTCCAGGTACTGAAAGGGTACCTGGAACTCTGGGGCAACGCAATCTGCCGCCGGATGAAGGACACCCGGGTGCTGAGACTCCCAAGAGAAAAAAGAAGCAAGCCGATCAAGGCGCTTACAATCGATGAGCTCCGCAGCATATTCTCTGCGGCGGACAAGGTTCCGGGCTGGAACGGAATAATGCTAAGGGGATACGTCGCTATAGCCTTCGGCACAGCATGCAGACCGAAGGAGATCATCCTCTCGGAAGAGAGGGATCTAGATCTTCCGGCTAAACGCTTCTACATCAGACACCCGAAGGGAGAAGGATCTTGGGCGGATCCTCAATGGATCGGAATTGTCAGGGAAGACATGGTGAGAAAACTTACATTGTTCTGGGAAGAAAGAAGAAGATTCATGGAAGAACATGGATTGAAATCCGACTTTTTGTTCTTCAACAAATCTACCCGGAGTCACTACTCCCTCCACGGATTCCATCGCATGAAGGAGATCCTCGAAGAAAAAACGGGAATCCATTTTTCACTGAAAGATTTCAGATCATCGTTTTGCTCGATTATGCTCTCAGGGGACCTCTCCCGCTTGAAGGCAGTCTCGCTGCAGCTCCGCCACTCGAGTGTCAAAACCACTGAGCTTTATTATGCGAAAATCTCGGCGAGTGAAGAGATTGATGAGGCAATCGGCGATGTGTGGATGAAAAACATCATCGAATGA
- a CDS encoding Site-specific DNA methylase codes for MRDVMSLNGLEGGTYVEPFAGGAGVAINLLLSGFVSKIVLNDVDPSIYWFWKSILDDNEEFIEKIENTELTVSEWDRQHEVQRTKYRQSGFDIGFSTFYLNRTNRSGIIDGGMIGGRGQDGMYKLDARFNKGDLIKRIRAIGDLSDSIDLYCSDASYFLDEHLPREYDVENTLVYADPPYYAKGGLLYLNHYGHGDHVNIASVLRNLRFKWILSYDNVDEIQQIYSWAKPVEFNMYHSANVTHVGRELFYAADNMILPSGEVIPSRSRIIQQCASIASMD; via the coding sequence ATGAGGGACGTCATGTCTCTGAATGGCCTCGAAGGGGGGACATACGTCGAACCCTTTGCCGGAGGTGCAGGTGTGGCCATAAACCTACTTCTTTCTGGTTTTGTTTCGAAGATCGTTTTGAACGATGTAGACCCCTCCATCTATTGGTTTTGGAAATCAATCTTGGATGACAACGAGGAGTTCATCGAAAAGATTGAGAACACGGAGCTGACAGTCAGCGAGTGGGATCGCCAGCATGAAGTGCAGAGGACCAAGTACAGGCAGTCCGGGTTCGATATCGGATTTTCCACATTCTATCTCAATCGCACCAACCGTTCCGGAATCATCGACGGGGGGATGATTGGTGGCAGAGGGCAGGATGGCATGTACAAATTGGATGCCCGCTTCAACAAGGGAGATTTAATCAAGAGGATAAGGGCCATCGGAGATCTCTCAGATAGCATAGATCTGTACTGCTCCGATGCATCGTATTTCCTCGACGAACATCTTCCGCGGGAGTATGACGTCGAGAACACTCTCGTATATGCCGACCCCCCTTATTACGCAAAAGGCGGTCTGCTTTATCTCAATCACTATGGACACGGCGACCATGTGAACATAGCATCCGTGCTGAGAAATCTGAGGTTCAAATGGATTCTTAGCTATGACAATGTCGATGAAATCCAACAAATATACAGTTGGGCTAAGCCAGTGGAGTTCAACATGTACCATTCTGCAAATGTGACCCACGTCGGCAGGGAGTTGTTTTACGCTGCAGACAATATGATACTGCCCTCAGGAGAAGTGATTCCGTCGAGATCCAGAATAATCCAGCAGTGTGCTTCGATTGCGTCAATGGATTGA